One segment of Paenibacillus sp. FSL R7-0337 DNA contains the following:
- a CDS encoding ASCH domain-containing protein, producing MTLTPEIAKYWESYLVKHPEAADKFDSAWAFGDNPRLADELLDLVLKGIKTGTAQNYELIKAQGLSMPFTGGLSVLLDSTGQPRAIIETTKVEVVPFAEVTAEFAYSEGEDDRSLESWRYEHEVFFTRELEREGKPFDPEMRVVCESFQLVHINNES from the coding sequence ATGACATTAACCCCGGAAATTGCAAAATATTGGGAGAGTTATCTGGTGAAGCACCCGGAAGCGGCAGACAAATTCGACAGCGCCTGGGCGTTCGGCGACAATCCCCGGCTGGCAGATGAGCTGCTGGATCTGGTGCTGAAAGGAATCAAGACAGGAACCGCGCAGAATTATGAGCTGATTAAGGCTCAGGGGCTGAGCATGCCTTTTACAGGCGGATTATCCGTCCTGCTGGACAGCACAGGGCAGCCGCGCGCGATTATTGAGACGACGAAGGTGGAGGTTGTTCCGTTCGCTGAGGTAACCGCTGAATTCGCCTACTCCGAAGGGGAGGATGACCGCAGCCTTGAATCCTGGCGCTACGAGCATGAGGTGTTCTTCACCAGAGAGCTGGAGCGTGAGGGTAAGCCCTTCGACCCGGAGATGAGGGTGGTCTGCGAGAGCTTCCAGCTGGTGCATATCAACAACGAATCGTAA
- the ggt gene encoding gamma-glutamyltransferase encodes MRRGPVTGTKTMVVSPHYLASAAGAQVLAKGGNAYDAAVAVSAALAVVYPHMTGLGGDAFWLGYSASEGRVRAYNGSGRSGYAVRRDCYAGEEAIPRRGVRSAITVPGMADSWEAVQREYGRLTLAEVLEPAIGYSAGGFPLSPDQHGGSVLAGAALSPEAAAVYLPGGRIPAAGERFVQRQLAGTLRALAAGGRDAFYKGSIAEEISDYMQASGGYLTRDDFADHQGSWEEPLQTVYHGHTVYQVPPNSQGFTALMALNILEHSNFAEIRHGSYEYYHLMVEALKLSFRDRDQVLTDPSFSSIPLDRLLSKPYAAQLAAAISPRKALALSSEPVGRDTAYAAVVDEEGNAVSFIQSLYFEFGSGVVAGNTGILLQNRGSFFSLDPTHVNTLEPHKRTFHTLMPAMACRDGKPAYLYGTQGGEGQPQTQTLLLTRMLHYGMDPQTAVSEPRFVWGRTWGEPTQELRIENRVAEAVRAELAEAGHLVREAESYDGVMGHAHAISIDGNGYRSGGTDPRSDGAAIGW; translated from the coding sequence ATGAGGAGAGGACCGGTGACCGGAACGAAAACGATGGTGGTCAGCCCGCATTATCTGGCCTCGGCGGCGGGCGCGCAAGTTTTGGCCAAAGGCGGCAACGCCTATGATGCGGCGGTTGCAGTCAGCGCGGCGCTGGCAGTGGTCTATCCGCATATGACCGGGCTCGGCGGCGACGCCTTTTGGCTGGGGTACAGCGCCAGTGAAGGGCGCGTGCGGGCTTACAACGGCAGCGGACGCTCGGGCTACGCCGTCCGCCGGGACTGCTATGCCGGGGAGGAAGCCATTCCCCGGCGGGGGGTGCGCAGCGCCATTACGGTGCCCGGAATGGCGGATAGCTGGGAGGCTGTCCAGCGGGAGTATGGACGGCTGACCCTGGCCGAGGTGCTGGAGCCGGCTATCGGCTACAGTGCCGGGGGCTTTCCGCTGTCGCCGGACCAGCATGGCGGCAGCGTATTGGCCGGAGCCGCGCTGTCGCCCGAAGCGGCGGCGGTGTATCTTCCCGGCGGCCGGATACCGGCGGCGGGCGAGCGGTTTGTGCAGCGGCAGCTGGCCGGGACGCTGCGGGCGCTTGCGGCGGGAGGCCGGGATGCTTTTTATAAAGGGAGTATTGCAGAAGAGATCAGTGATTATATGCAGGCTTCCGGCGGGTACCTGACCCGCGATGATTTCGCGGATCACCAGGGTAGCTGGGAAGAGCCTCTCCAGACGGTGTACCATGGGCATACCGTCTATCAGGTTCCGCCGAATTCGCAGGGCTTCACGGCGCTCATGGCGCTAAATATCCTGGAGCATTCTAATTTTGCGGAGATCAGGCACGGCTCCTATGAGTATTATCATCTGATGGTGGAGGCGCTGAAGCTGAGCTTCCGTGACCGCGACCAGGTGCTCACCGACCCGTCCTTCAGCAGCATTCCGCTGGACCGTCTGCTGAGTAAGCCCTATGCGGCACAACTCGCGGCGGCGATTTCTCCCCGTAAGGCGCTTGCTCTCAGCAGCGAACCGGTTGGAAGGGATACGGCTTACGCAGCGGTGGTGGATGAAGAGGGAAATGCAGTCTCGTTCATCCAGAGTCTGTATTTCGAATTCGGTTCGGGGGTTGTGGCTGGGAATACGGGGATTCTGCTCCAGAACCGCGGGTCCTTCTTCTCGCTTGATCCTACCCATGTCAATACGCTGGAGCCCCACAAGCGCACCTTCCACACGCTGATGCCGGCGATGGCCTGCCGGGACGGGAAGCCGGCTTATCTCTATGGCACACAGGGTGGTGAAGGCCAGCCGCAGACGCAGACCCTGCTGCTCACGCGCATGCTTCACTACGGGATGGACCCGCAGACTGCGGTGAGTGAACCCCGTTTCGTCTGGGGCAGAACCTGGGGGGAGCCGACTCAGGAGCTGCGGATCGAGAACCGGGTAGCGGAAGCTGTGCGGGCAGAGTTGGCGGAGGCGGGGCATCTTGTCCGTGAGGCAGAGAGCTATGACGGGGTGATGGGGCACGCCCATGCGATCTCCATTGACGGTAACGGCTACCGCAGCGGAGGGACAGATCCGCGCTCTGATGGAGCGGCTATCGGGTGGTAG
- a CDS encoding amidase family protein, whose product MVLDNRHGAFRVLELEIPGSGHGALHGLTFTVKDVFAVAGHRSSAGNPDWLRSHEPAASHATAVRRLLEAGATLQGAAHTDELMYSLGGENYHYGTPVNPHGENRIPGGSSSGSAVAVASGSVDFALGTDTGGSVRVPSAYCGVFGYRPTHGAVSLEGVIPLAPAFDTVGWIAGSTELLLKTGRVLLGPVDSGGDARGGDDKKKAGDLLGFADSSGHAQGGENRKKWGQLLGSVGRGDIAQGMQNSMEQSGGEMVDKSAGDLRISRMFFPPEGWALVELDCADYLRRGLDKLQAGASLQAAEAVVAPEGLKTWMDVFRELQGAEIWATHGEWIGREQPVFGPDIAARFAWAAGLAGADHSPAAMLRSRITQRLRALLGKDGCLVLPTVPGPAPLRGAGPGQLERSRSSAMMLSCLAGLAGLPQVTLPVPGPGGMPLGLSVIGGHGQDLRLLSWIQEVWK is encoded by the coding sequence ATGGTTCTTGATAATCGGCACGGTGCATTCCGGGTCCTGGAGCTGGAGATTCCCGGCAGCGGACATGGGGCATTGCACGGCCTGACCTTCACGGTAAAAGATGTCTTCGCAGTGGCCGGGCACCGCTCTTCCGCCGGTAACCCGGACTGGCTGCGCAGCCACGAACCGGCGGCCTCTCATGCAACTGCTGTACGCAGACTGCTGGAAGCGGGAGCTACGCTGCAGGGGGCTGCCCATACGGATGAGCTGATGTACAGCCTTGGCGGAGAGAACTATCATTACGGCACCCCGGTGAATCCGCACGGGGAGAACCGGATTCCCGGCGGCTCGTCCAGCGGGTCAGCGGTAGCTGTGGCCTCGGGGAGTGTGGATTTTGCCCTCGGGACGGATACAGGCGGCTCTGTCCGGGTTCCATCCGCTTATTGCGGTGTGTTCGGTTATCGTCCGACTCACGGCGCGGTATCTCTGGAGGGAGTTATTCCGCTGGCCCCTGCTTTTGACACGGTGGGTTGGATCGCGGGAAGCACGGAGCTGCTGCTGAAGACAGGACGCGTTCTGCTCGGGCCTGTGGACAGCGGCGGCGATGCCCGGGGCGGGGATGACAAGAAGAAAGCGGGCGATCTGCTCGGATTTGCGGATAGCAGCGGTCATGCCCAGGGCGGTGAGAATAGGAAGAAGTGGGGCCAGCTACTCGGGTCTGTGGGCAGAGGCGACATTGCCCAGGGCATGCAGAATAGTATGGAGCAGAGCGGCGGTGAGATGGTTGATAAGTCTGCCGGTGACCTTCGAATATCCCGGATGTTCTTCCCGCCTGAAGGCTGGGCGCTTGTGGAGCTGGACTGTGCAGACTACCTGAGGCGGGGGCTGGACAAGCTTCAGGCAGGCGCTTCGTTACAGGCTGCTGAAGCCGTGGTGGCCCCTGAAGGCTTGAAGACCTGGATGGACGTCTTCCGCGAGCTGCAGGGTGCCGAGATCTGGGCAACCCATGGGGAGTGGATCGGGCGGGAGCAGCCGGTCTTCGGGCCGGATATTGCCGCCCGGTTCGCTTGGGCGGCGGGGCTAGCCGGGGCGGATCACAGCCCGGCCGCTATGCTGCGCAGCCGGATCACTCAGCGGCTGCGGGCGCTGCTCGGGAAGGACGGCTGTCTCGTCCTTCCGACCGTGCCGGGTCCGGCCCCGCTGCGCGGCGCCGGACCCGGGCAGCTGGAGCGGAGCCGCAGCAGCGCCATGATGCTCAGCTGCCTGGCCGGACTGGCCGGGCTGCCGCAGGTTACGCTGCCGGTGCCCGGCCCCGGCGGAATGCCGCTGGGACTGTCCGTCATCGGCGGGCACGGACAAGATCTCCGGCTCCTGTCCTGGATACAGGAGGTATGGAAGTAG
- a CDS encoding PH domain-containing protein gives MAIFNGLLGNATQVELGEVQREYGRILAPNEKIERAYKLVRDMFIFTDKRLILVDKQGMTGKKTEYHSVPYKSITHYSVETAGHFDLDAELCLYISGAGLPLKKTFNKSVDIYEVQAVLSQYILK, from the coding sequence ATGGCGATTTTTAACGGATTACTGGGTAATGCGACCCAGGTTGAGCTGGGAGAGGTGCAGCGGGAATACGGACGGATTCTGGCTCCGAATGAAAAGATTGAGCGCGCCTATAAGCTGGTCCGGGACATGTTTATTTTTACAGACAAGCGGCTGATTCTTGTAGACAAGCAGGGGATGACCGGCAAAAAAACCGAATACCACTCTGTTCCTTACAAAAGCATCACCCATTACTCTGTGGAGACGGCGGGGCATTTCGACCTGGATGCGGAGCTGTGCCTATATATCTCGGGCGCGGGGCTGCCGCTGAAGAAAACCTTCAACAAATCGGTCGATATCTATGAAGTGCAAGCTGTGCTGTCGCAATATATCCTGAAATAA
- a CDS encoding ABC-F family ATP-binding cassette domain-containing protein produces the protein MIISCQNIQKYHGAQLVLSDVTFDIRQGEKIGLIGRNGCGKTTLFHLLSGEERPDQGQLSIRRGSVIGLLAQIQEVNESETVYAVLQRSFAEQLGWQRRLRELEQEMSSSGAGEDEQAWNRLLKEYGTLQEKFEAAGGYELEASIQRVASGLGIGTEQYDRCFSSLSGGEKTKVGLAELLLRRPDILLLDEPTNHLDMEAIEWLEQFLQSYDGTVLAISHDRYFLDAVVKKVIELEDGEAFTFHTNYSGYQVEKEARLLQQFADYQEQQKKIKQMQESIKRLIEWGNRSNPPNPSFHRRAASMQKALDRMVKVKRPILERKSMDLQLQQDDRTGNQVVILDRISKSYGERRLFSAASDILRYGETTALIGGNGAGKSTLLKIILGQETPDSGSYTLASRAVVGYLAQEAVPEEGGHSVLRYFREEAGLEEGEARGQLARFLFYGSDVFKSITNLSGGEWTRLRFAILMHKRPNLLILDEPTNHLDIDSREALEEALEEFPGTVLAVSHDRYFINRCFGKLWHIDGGRFSSFPGNYEYYKEKQAEAAQRQEMPQPVSSGGGTGKPRSVGGRAEASPSGPASPDHKKRPAASWEQDIAAAEAQLALIDAEMLDPQLSSNAEKLAGLQEMRDAAQQKLDGLYSSWLSEAD, from the coding sequence ATGATTATCTCATGTCAAAATATCCAAAAATACCACGGTGCCCAGCTCGTCCTGAGCGATGTCACCTTCGATATCCGCCAAGGCGAAAAAATCGGCCTGATCGGCCGCAACGGCTGCGGCAAAACCACCCTCTTCCACTTGCTCAGCGGGGAAGAACGCCCGGACCAAGGGCAGCTCTCCATCCGCCGGGGCAGCGTCATCGGCCTGCTTGCCCAGATTCAGGAGGTGAACGAGAGCGAGACGGTCTATGCCGTCCTCCAGCGCAGCTTCGCGGAGCAGCTCGGCTGGCAGCGCCGCCTGCGGGAGCTGGAGCAGGAGATGTCATCCTCCGGTGCGGGCGAAGACGAGCAGGCCTGGAACCGGCTGCTTAAGGAATACGGCACCCTACAGGAGAAGTTCGAGGCGGCAGGCGGCTATGAGCTGGAAGCCTCGATCCAACGTGTAGCCTCAGGACTGGGGATTGGAACGGAGCAGTACGACCGCTGCTTCTCCTCCCTCTCCGGCGGAGAGAAGACCAAGGTAGGGCTGGCCGAGCTGCTGCTGCGCCGTCCCGACATCCTGCTGCTCGATGAGCCGACCAACCATCTGGACATGGAGGCTATCGAGTGGCTGGAGCAGTTCCTCCAGAGCTATGACGGCACGGTGCTCGCTATCTCCCATGACCGTTACTTCCTGGATGCCGTGGTGAAGAAGGTCATCGAGCTTGAAGACGGGGAGGCTTTCACCTTCCATACGAACTACAGCGGTTATCAGGTGGAGAAGGAAGCCAGGCTCCTTCAGCAATTCGCTGACTACCAGGAGCAGCAGAAGAAGATCAAGCAGATGCAGGAGAGTATCAAAAGGCTGATTGAATGGGGCAACCGCTCCAATCCGCCGAACCCTTCCTTCCACCGCCGTGCGGCGTCCATGCAAAAGGCGCTGGACCGGATGGTCAAGGTCAAACGCCCGATCCTGGAGCGGAAGTCGATGGATCTGCAGCTCCAGCAGGATGACCGGACCGGCAACCAGGTGGTTATCCTGGACCGCATCAGCAAGTCTTACGGGGAGCGCAGGCTGTTCTCGGCCGCCAGCGATATTCTGAGATACGGCGAGACCACGGCACTGATCGGCGGCAACGGAGCAGGCAAAAGCACCCTGCTGAAGATCATCCTCGGCCAGGAGACACCAGATAGCGGGAGCTATACGCTTGCTTCCCGGGCTGTCGTCGGTTATCTGGCCCAGGAAGCTGTACCGGAGGAGGGCGGCCACTCCGTGTTGCGTTATTTCCGCGAGGAGGCCGGACTTGAAGAAGGCGAAGCCCGCGGCCAGCTGGCCCGCTTCCTTTTCTACGGCAGCGATGTCTTCAAGAGCATCACCAACCTCTCAGGAGGAGAATGGACCCGGCTGCGCTTCGCGATCCTGATGCACAAGAGGCCGAACCTGCTGATTCTGGATGAGCCGACCAACCATCTGGATATCGATTCCCGCGAGGCGCTGGAGGAGGCGCTGGAGGAGTTCCCCGGCACCGTGCTGGCGGTATCCCATGACCGTTATTTCATCAACCGCTGCTTCGGCAAGCTCTGGCATATTGACGGCGGACGCTTCTCCTCCTTCCCGGGCAACTACGAATACTATAAGGAAAAGCAGGCCGAAGCCGCCCAGCGGCAAGAGATGCCGCAGCCGGTATCTTCCGGAGGCGGCACCGGCAAGCCCCGCTCTGTAGGCGGGCGAGCAGAAGCATCACCATCCGGCCCTGCCAGTCCGGACCACAAGAAGCGTCCGGCGGCTTCGTGGGAGCAGGACATTGCCGCAGCGGAAGCACAGCTTGCTCTTATCGATGCCGAAATGCTGGACCCTCAGCTGTCGAGCAATGCAGAGAAGCTGGCCGGGCTGCAAGAAATGAGAGATGCTGCGCAGCAGAAGCTCGATGGCCTGTACAGCAGTTGGTTAAGCGAAGCGGACTGA
- a CDS encoding RsmD family RNA methyltransferase, with amino-acid sequence MPASVEPIYIYTYAHSPDETSLCGMELRCLFGREIPPAIFASGVEVEVSRSPFIKERIDVMYEGDTLPEIYKQTEQVELAGRSFKVIFVKTNDLAPEHKIEYGERRVIEREIGLRIEGEADVNHPELVYGIVTIGGRWYFGPYHKNNATWFRQMHKPRSYSIALSTRVARAAVNMAVPRIPGVKLIDPCCGIGTVMVEALSMGIDVVGRDINPLIAAGARTNIAHFGFESVVTLGDIADIQEHYDAAIVDMPYNLYSRITPEEQFAILSHTRRIADRVVIVAIEAVDEMIAAAGFTIVDRCVARKGAFSRHLMLCE; translated from the coding sequence ATACCTGCAAGTGTTGAACCGATATATATTTATACGTATGCCCATTCACCGGATGAGACCTCATTATGCGGAATGGAGCTGCGCTGCCTGTTCGGCCGGGAGATCCCTCCGGCTATATTTGCAAGCGGGGTGGAGGTGGAAGTCAGCCGCAGTCCTTTTATCAAAGAGCGGATTGATGTGATGTACGAAGGGGACACGCTCCCGGAGATCTACAAGCAGACAGAGCAGGTGGAGCTTGCGGGGCGGAGCTTCAAGGTTATTTTTGTGAAGACTAATGATCTGGCTCCTGAGCATAAAATCGAATACGGTGAGCGCAGAGTGATTGAGCGGGAAATCGGCCTGCGGATTGAGGGAGAGGCGGATGTGAACCATCCGGAGCTGGTGTACGGGATTGTTACGATCGGCGGACGCTGGTACTTCGGCCCTTATCATAAGAACAATGCAACCTGGTTCCGGCAGATGCACAAGCCCCGCAGCTACTCGATAGCGCTTAGCACACGGGTAGCCCGGGCAGCAGTCAATATGGCGGTTCCGCGCATACCCGGTGTGAAGCTGATCGATCCCTGCTGCGGAATTGGCACAGTAATGGTGGAAGCTCTGTCGATGGGAATCGATGTCGTTGGCCGTGATATTAACCCGCTCATAGCGGCAGGTGCGCGGACGAACATCGCTCATTTCGGCTTCGAGAGTGTCGTTACGCTCGGAGATATCGCAGACATCCAGGAGCATTACGATGCAGCGATCGTGGACATGCCTTATAATCTGTATTCACGGATTACTCCTGAAGAGCAGTTTGCGATTCTAAGCCATACGCGGCGGATTGCGGACAGAGTGGTCATTGTGGCGATTGAGGCAGTGGATGAGATGATTGCTGCGGCCGGTTTTACGATTGTAGATCGTTGTGTGGCGCGAAAAGGTGCGTTCTCCCGTCATTTGATGCTGTGCGAGTAG
- a CDS encoding dipeptidase translates to MSYETYFQAEREAQLGELKQWLAIPSISALSSHKEDINTAAGWLLETLKRAGLENIELHPTAGHPVIYADYLHAPGKPTILVYGHYDVQPVDPLNLWTTPPFEPEIRDGKLYARGATDDKGQVFMHIKAIEAILKQEGTLPVNIKLCIEGEEEIGSVNLPPFLEANQDKLAADAVLVSDTSLLERGRPAICTGLRGLCSMEVTVNTALTDLHSGSYGGGVPNALHALVSLLSTLHDDKGRVSVEGFYEGVPALSPLLREEFAKQGVDEDKIRTALGLEQLYGEEGYTFVERVGARPTLELNGVYGGFQGEGSKTVIPKEAHAKITCRLVGDQDPQHILDAVEAHLKANIQKGAKVQVKQMEKARAFNIDPSHPILQTAADAYGKVYGTRALFTKDGGSIPIMESFARILKAPVVLMGFGLDDENLHAPDEHFNLENFDKGLLTLVEFLKTV, encoded by the coding sequence ATGTCATACGAAACTTACTTTCAGGCTGAGCGTGAAGCCCAGCTTGGCGAACTCAAGCAATGGCTGGCGATCCCCAGCATTTCAGCCCTGTCCAGCCACAAAGAAGATATTAATACCGCAGCCGGCTGGCTGTTAGAGACCCTGAAGCGTGCGGGCCTTGAGAATATCGAGCTGCACCCTACAGCCGGTCATCCGGTGATCTATGCAGATTACCTTCATGCCCCCGGCAAGCCGACCATTCTGGTCTACGGCCATTATGATGTACAGCCGGTTGATCCGCTGAACCTGTGGACTACGCCTCCGTTTGAACCGGAGATCCGTGACGGCAAGCTCTATGCCCGCGGCGCTACAGACGACAAAGGCCAGGTATTCATGCATATCAAGGCCATCGAGGCTATTCTCAAGCAAGAGGGCACTCTGCCGGTCAACATCAAGCTCTGCATCGAAGGAGAAGAAGAGATTGGCAGCGTCAACCTGCCGCCATTCCTGGAAGCTAACCAGGACAAGCTTGCGGCAGATGCTGTTCTCGTCTCGGATACCTCCCTGCTGGAGCGCGGACGCCCTGCCATCTGCACCGGGCTCCGTGGTCTCTGCTCGATGGAGGTTACAGTGAACACTGCCTTGACTGACCTGCACTCCGGCTCCTACGGCGGCGGCGTTCCTAATGCGCTGCATGCGCTGGTCTCGCTGCTCAGCACCCTTCATGATGACAAGGGCCGCGTATCTGTAGAAGGCTTCTACGAAGGCGTGCCTGCCCTGTCCCCGCTGCTGCGCGAAGAATTCGCCAAGCAAGGCGTAGATGAAGACAAAATCCGGACCGCCCTCGGCCTGGAGCAATTATACGGCGAAGAAGGCTATACCTTCGTGGAACGGGTCGGAGCACGTCCAACGCTGGAGCTGAACGGCGTATACGGAGGCTTCCAAGGTGAAGGCAGCAAGACCGTCATCCCGAAGGAAGCTCATGCCAAGATTACCTGCCGCCTGGTTGGCGACCAAGACCCGCAGCACATCCTGGATGCCGTTGAAGCCCACCTGAAGGCGAATATCCAAAAGGGCGCCAAGGTTCAGGTGAAGCAGATGGAGAAGGCACGCGCCTTCAACATCGATCCGTCGCACCCGATCCTCCAGACCGCTGCCGATGCTTACGGTAAGGTCTACGGCACCCGCGCCCTCTTCACCAAAGATGGCGGCTCCATCCCCATCATGGAGAGCTTCGCCCGCATCCTGAAGGCGCCGGTCGTCCTGATGGGCTTCGGACTCGATGACGAGAACCTGCATGCACCGGACGAGCACTTCAACCTGGAGAACTTCGACAAAGGCCTGCTGACCCTTGTAGAGTTCCTGAAGACCGTCTAA
- a CDS encoding PucR family transcriptional regulator, with protein MHLTVEEALSIYPLSEAKLIAGSKGKHRIVKSINVMDAPDISDWIKEGEMLLTTAYLIKDSPEEASALLQMLNRRGSAGLGIKLGRFWETVPPPLIAEAEQLNFPLIELPFQFTFSDQMNGLFRAELSRSVGTLQSMMEKQRLLMRLALRSGRSRPLLDTVSEIIGYPLAVISNRGTVVFNNSGYTESEQLEGWPWPPRNQRFRLGEGTGYRLPLLQAGKCLGYLHYCDIDPLLLPVEESLFVQGAELISYHMHTGLEDYFEQAGHREFSGLLRRFLNDGLKYAELAQAALRLEITLLEAPFQLLLTDVAAAGEARQGELLRLKEEYSEHPVLHGLQAVHFLVEEGLVSLYPAGPHQPEEFRALIQECFDSLKFDKGYYPQAAVSSVKQKPEGLKEAFAEIKECMGMARQWGAHGNVVHYRQLELDLLLSKIPAETMERYYSGSLRGLLSREPEYVKEMLHTLEVYLENDGHVNETAKKLFIHRNTATYRIEKLSELLDVDFKKINDLMKLKLVFLFRRMLERE; from the coding sequence ATGCATCTTACAGTGGAAGAAGCGTTGTCCATTTATCCTTTATCCGAAGCGAAGCTGATTGCCGGGTCCAAGGGGAAGCACAGGATTGTGAAATCGATCAATGTCATGGATGCTCCCGATATCTCGGACTGGATCAAGGAAGGGGAAATGCTGCTGACCACAGCCTATCTGATCAAGGACAGCCCGGAGGAAGCTTCGGCATTGCTGCAGATGCTGAACCGGCGCGGGTCAGCGGGGCTGGGCATTAAGCTGGGCCGGTTCTGGGAGACTGTGCCGCCGCCCTTGATTGCGGAAGCGGAGCAGCTGAATTTCCCGCTGATTGAGCTGCCGTTCCAGTTCACCTTCTCCGACCAGATGAACGGCTTGTTCCGCGCAGAGCTGTCGCGCAGCGTGGGCACCCTGCAGAGCATGATGGAGAAGCAGCGGCTGCTGATGCGTCTTGCCTTGCGTTCCGGTCGCAGCCGTCCGCTGCTGGACACCGTCTCGGAGATCATCGGTTACCCGCTGGCTGTAATCAGCAACCGGGGAACGGTAGTATTTAACAACTCGGGGTACACCGAAAGTGAGCAACTGGAAGGGTGGCCCTGGCCGCCACGCAATCAGCGCTTCCGTCTCGGCGAAGGCACCGGCTACCGGCTTCCGCTGCTACAGGCCGGGAAATGCCTGGGTTACCTTCATTATTGCGATATTGATCCCTTGCTTCTGCCCGTGGAGGAAAGTCTGTTCGTTCAGGGGGCAGAGCTGATTTCTTACCATATGCATACCGGGCTGGAGGATTATTTCGAGCAGGCCGGACACCGGGAATTCAGCGGGCTGCTGCGGCGGTTCCTGAATGACGGGCTGAAATATGCTGAGCTGGCGCAGGCAGCGCTCCGGCTGGAGATTACGCTGCTTGAGGCCCCGTTTCAGCTGCTGCTTACCGATGTGGCTGCTGCGGGAGAAGCCCGGCAGGGAGAGCTGCTGCGGCTGAAGGAGGAGTATTCGGAGCATCCGGTGCTGCATGGCCTGCAGGCGGTCCACTTCCTGGTGGAAGAGGGACTGGTGTCTCTGTATCCAGCCGGGCCGCATCAGCCGGAGGAGTTCCGGGCACTGATTCAGGAATGCTTCGACAGCCTGAAGTTCGATAAAGGGTATTATCCGCAGGCCGCTGTCAGCAGCGTGAAGCAGAAGCCGGAGGGGCTGAAGGAAGCTTTTGCCGAGATAAAGGAATGTATGGGCATGGCCCGGCAATGGGGCGCGCACGGAAATGTGGTGCATTACCGCCAGCTGGAGCTTGATCTGCTGCTGAGCAAGATTCCGGCAGAGACCATGGAGCGTTATTACAGCGGAAGCCTGCGGGGGCTACTTAGCCGGGAACCGGAATATGTTAAGGAGATGCTCCATACGCTGGAGGTCTACCTGGAGAATGACGGCCATGTGAACGAGACGGCCAAGAAGCTGTTCATTCACCGCAATACGGCCACTTACCGGATTGAGAAGCTCAGTGAGTTGCTGGATGTCGATTTCAAAAAAATCAATGATCTCATGAAGCTGAAGCTGGTCTTCCTGTTCCGCAGAATGCTGGAGCGCGAATAA
- a CDS encoding NUDIX hydrolase has protein sequence MEPKWLTWAKEIQGIAQTGLAYAKDVYDIERYQALRELSVDILANYTYESKERIRLSFAGEDGYSTPKVDIRGVIFQDDKILLVHEKLDGKWALPGGWADIGLSPSEVAVKEIAEESGYQAEAVRLLAVLDKKFHHHPPEPYHTYKMFILCRITGGEAAGGVETSGAGFFAEDALPELSEERNTAEQLHTLFQYLHHPEKEVILD, from the coding sequence GTGGAACCGAAATGGTTAACCTGGGCCAAAGAAATTCAAGGGATTGCCCAGACAGGGCTGGCTTATGCCAAGGATGTATATGATATTGAACGTTATCAGGCACTGCGCGAGCTGAGCGTGGACATTCTGGCGAATTATACGTATGAGAGCAAGGAGCGTATCCGGCTCTCCTTCGCGGGCGAAGACGGGTATAGCACGCCTAAGGTGGATATCCGGGGAGTTATTTTTCAGGATGATAAAATTCTGCTCGTACACGAGAAGCTCGACGGAAAATGGGCACTGCCCGGAGGTTGGGCGGATATCGGCCTGTCACCAAGCGAGGTAGCTGTCAAGGAAATTGCCGAGGAATCCGGCTACCAGGCGGAAGCGGTCCGTCTGCTTGCCGTGCTGGATAAGAAGTTCCATCATCATCCGCCGGAGCCGTACCATACCTATAAAATGTTCATTCTCTGCAGAATTACCGGCGGGGAAGCGGCAGGTGGCGTGGAGACGAGCGGTGCGGGATTTTTTGCCGAGGATGCCTTGCCCGAATTGTCTGAAGAACGCAACACGGCCGAGCAGCTGCACACCCTATTCCAATATTTACATCATCCCGAAAAAGAAGTAATATTGGACTAA